One window of the Zea mays cultivar B73 chromosome 3, Zm-B73-REFERENCE-NAM-5.0, whole genome shotgun sequence genome contains the following:
- the LOC100285113 gene encoding metal ion binding protein: MKIVLKVAITCKKCKTCVLGITSKVNGIKSLTYDDEKSTLTVVGDVDVVVIVDALRKAKHPAEVVSVTDEKKEAEEKKKKEEEEKKKKEKEEEEKKKRCCPKPPCKPCPPPPCSPCPPPPCTPCPPPPCPLPPCPPPYLKPCYIPIEDEYPGPCTIV; the protein is encoded by the exons ATGAAG ATAGTGCTTAAGGTGGCGATCACCTGCAAGAAGTGCAAAACCTGCGTCCTTGGGATCACCTCGAAAGTTAATG GGATCAAGTCCCTGACATACGACGACGAGAAGAGCACTCTTACGGTGGTCGGAGACGTGGACGTGGTGGTCATCGTGGACGCGCTGCGCAAGGCGAAGCATCCGGCGGAGGTGGTGTCGGTGACCGACGAGAAGAAGGAGgccgaggagaagaagaagaaggaggaggaagagaagaagaagaaggaaaaagaggaagaggagaagaagaaaaggtgcTGCCCCAAGCCGCCGTGCAAGCCGTGCCCTCCGCCTCCTTGCAGTCCGTGCCCTCCGCCTCCTTGCACGCCGTGCCCTCCtccgccgtgccctctgccaccGTGCCCACCGCCGTACCTCAAGCCGTGCTACATCCCCATCGAAGACGAGTATCCCGGGCCCTGCACCATCGTCTGA